agaaacatctctttttcttaccattttttatcattttcttataatcTCGCATTgtgaaatatgaaatattattttagaaatacaTGTATTAACTTTTCCTTCGAAATATTTGAattgtataatatataatttattttaatatgtacAAATATGATTAGGATTCTTTCAAGTAGATAAATGTCTATGATATTAGTTTATATTGTAAACCAATTGTTGATGCTAGTTATGCTGATATAACTCATGCACCTGCAAGAGGGTATTATCACCAAGATGATTATCATCAGGACCATGTCCCGTTTGTTCTAGTCAATCATCGTAAAGGAATGATAATTCAAGAAAGAAATACGGGTTGATTTTATTAGTCCGCTTCACAATAATTAGTCTGCGAGCCAACTcacatatttttcttttgaaattaatgaaaaataaatagaaattttgaattaatttattttaatttattaaaaaaaaatttatttagatgAATTAGGTAAATGGTCACACATTATTATTCTCATGACATATACCTAACAAGATatgagtaaaaaatattaaaatattcttatttttaatgaaatttgaattttaatcgtattaataaattaactaataaaatattttattaaatatataattttttaaggtAATATATGTAGACACGTGATTAttattctaatttaaaaattagtataaaataatatatatatatatatatatataatactatatttaaattttattataaaagattAAGGTTTGACTAGTGCATTGAAATATAAaccatttatatattttataaagacaaaaaaacactattaaatattaaaacaccATTATCAAATTTTGTGAAGGTGTAATGAATTAGGGACTGAGGGggatttcttcctgcacctccatgtcTTTCTTTGTGAACCCCGTACTTCAAACAAAATCTCAAATTACtctttgacatttttcatttaatgttttttctttaattctggAATGTGAAATTTAAAGACTTCTCGAGTTATAGAATTTGGaagttaaaatttatgtttcGGATTATAGAATATTTCAGATTGCACAATCCAAACCACAATTTTATATTGTGGATTGTAGAATTTGAAAtgaataatttttgaatttttgaaaatatgaggatgcaggaagaaattaTAGGGGTGccaaaataaattagtttttaaaatatacaatttatgCAGGCTAACCCGTCCCGCATTTGGTCCACACAAGTTGCAGGTTAGGTGGGGCAGGCCTACACGGCCCAGTGAGTTGAAATAAGCAGTCCGTCCTGCACTTTTTCTTAGCAGGCCAACCGACATGACTTGTCTCGCATTGTCATTCCTAATGTTGCCATGAAATTGTGAGAAAGTGATGTAATAAACAAAGACTAGACTTAATTGTAAtatatgaatttattgtattCTTTGTACTTATAACCACCCTATCTTTTTTTGTTAGAATTGAGGAAAAATGAAGTTGGTCTCCCATAGTCGAAAGTCAAATAAACTTAGAATCCCTAATCCACAAATCAAGTACAACACTAGTTCCCTAATCCACAAATCAAGTACAACACTAGTTCCGATACAATTGATAAGGGGTTTATATCTGCAAGTTAGTTCTAAATCTTATTTGTAATCTTCTATATGCATACATGTAAATTGTACACTTGCTTGATTGTAGTCATATTGtggttatttaaatatattgtttGACAACTTCACTAAGCATTTAATTATGTCAAAAACCATGGAATGatcattaaattttaatttattagcaTGAAGGTGAGCTATTAATATACCAAtcaatttattattatgattatcaCATATTACCTAAAAAACATATCATCCTCAATTGTAAACTGATTTCTCCTGCATTTGAAATGAacaatcacatttttttttaccaattaTAGATTACTAACATGCAAGTCATTATTGTATCTCATATACTTACCACTCATTTCACATCCTAATAAcacatatatttttctttcctatTGTCCACTTGTTATATCAGACCTCAAAATGATAATTAAGTTCAAATACTACGTTATGCAGTCATTTAACTAAGTCATCCTACATAAGAAATACATACACAAATACATTACAACATAAACATACGTTTGTGTCACATTTTTATACAAATAATACAAATTGAACATACCTATTTTTTATGAaagattaaatataattttcttcaaccaattaattttcaattacctcaaattttatattatcataCTCATTATTCATGTATGAcaactttattaaatattttgttttaaaatttggaattcctttttatactccataatCATTACTTTAAGTAATGACAAAAATATAACAAAGTAATGTAATACTTATATTAACTTAAAAAGAGAATTTGAAAAAACTTAAATCAGAAAGTAAATATCCAGTCTACACTTCATCCATTACCATTAAGCATCACCACAAATATAAAATGTGTAAAAACACTTCAGAAAAGTTACACCGCCACAAAACCAACAATTTCGTATGCtgccaaatttagaattttaaaatttataaagaagcataTACAAGAAATGGCCTAGAAATGCGTGCCACCCTGCAGAGGCTCCACATCCAATTTTCCCACAACTTACTATTTATTTCAGGGATAAAACTTTGTTttgtaaaatttttaaattttattttttatgttaaggattttttttttatctaaccGGTCGaatttatatttgttaatttCTTTGAACTAATTTCTTTATTATAGTTGTGCATAGTTACCGTTGATTAAAGTCATAGCGGACAAAACAACAAAACAAGATAGTTGAGCAgggtaaaaaaattaaactaatgcTAACACAAATTTAGTACACAGTGTTTATTAGTATCATTTCAGAAGGAATAAGAGTTTATCATTATTGTTATTCATGAGTAGGACCAATCGATAACAACAAAACcaagagtttaattttttgtctttttcttaGAGAAAGCTATAAACCACAGTCAGTCcattatttaggattttttttgtttactttAATCACAGAGATATTTCAGTATACTACATCATATTTTTTAACCCAATTGCAGAAGAAAAACAAAGTATTTAGGAAGAAAAAAACCTTGACTATAGTTGAAGCAACAATGATTAATTAATCCTTTGATTTGATTTGGATTGAAAAGATGGTTATGTACAAGATtggagaaaaaagaaaagatggAAATTACAAGAATGAAAGGAGAAGAAGAgagatgatgaagatgaagataaagataaagataaagataaatttaAGCAGAAAAGAAGCTGTCGGAAGCAGCCATAGCAACTTGGGTCTTGGGCTCCAAAACCTTCTGGAGAAGGTGCTTATTTTCCTTGAATCTGGATAGCATGCCGGAGACAGAAGAAAACAGGTGAATTTCTCCACCGCCACTGCCACCACTCTTTTTCAAACACTGCACCCTCCTCTCGTACTCCTCGGCCACCAAAATTGCAATGTCAGACATCCTAGTATGTTCTGGTGAAGTTCCTTAAAATGAAAaccttttcttttgcttcttCTCATCTGTCTTGGCCAAACCAATTTATAAAGGAGCATTTGGATAAGAATGGAGGTGAAACCAACTTGTGAAGTTGTTGTTGCTTGGTTGCAGCTAGTGGGTTTGGGTTGTCTGTTTTCACAATACACTTTTTGTGGGTGGGGCACcttgttttcattttcttaaGCTGTTTTATTTGGATGAGTGGGGTGCACATTGAACACGGGATGTTTATATAATTATCAAAAACACTTAAAATTATGTTTCTAACTGCAActtctttatatttaaaatttttaaaattgattgatGTTAATAAATTTGAAGTTAAATTGTAGcattttttgatattttgaaataGATGTTTGGTTACCAAAACCATGGTAAGAATCTGTTTCTATGGGCTACAATACTATGGAGTTGAGaatttaaaatatctaaaatatccTTTTGTTTTGCTTATTTTTCTCTTGGCCTTACTTTACCTGtccatttctttctttttcctcactgtctttctccttttcttttatCCTCCATCAGCATAATCATGTCCAATAAATTTCACTGTTTCTTAACAAATTGAGAATATTGTAAAACTTTTAGAATGtcactttaaattttttacaacTTTTTATCATTGTTCTGGAATGTATAATAACACTTCATAATCTATTTTTTCCTAAGTTTCATAAAAttagtacaaaaaaaatggagTTGGAggcaaagaagaaaaaaaagagtagtAAATAGAATCTTCCTTAAATAACCAAGGAAGAGGATCCATATCCTGAATAAATATCAACCAGTAGGCAAATATTTTCTTTAGGTTTTACAGAAGCTCGTACTTTTATTTTCgatcaatttttatttgaaaattatcTACTTGATTAGGTTTAAAAAAGTTGTGTTTCAATGCACAATCttgtaagaaaaaattatatttccaaataaaaaactgttttttcttcattatttttatattatgtacAATTTTATGAATAAGTAGTTTTCTCCCTCTATAATGATTTTTTGAAGGAATATATgtacaatatataaaaaacgGTTACATGTGTAATGTTTTTGAAAacaaattagatattaatataaaattctaaacaaactaatatattaatataatttgataaaatcTCAAAGAATATTTAGTGTGATTTATTCTAtatataagtaatttttttctattactttaaatatatttgaatggatttattttaaatttaaatctagTTGTTTAACTCAACCTATATTGAATATAGATTGCATAATTTTGGTAGactttgaaaattcaaaatcaaggtaaatatgatttaattgagttataaaataaaaggttAGATATCTTAGATTCAAGTAAGGTGAAATTGAGTTGGATTGGGCTCAACTCATGCAATATTAAGTTGAGTTGGATAAGCTCATACCAAAGTTCAACTATGTTAAGATAGACTTAGGTGACACTAAGTCAGACCCAAGTTAAGTTAAGCTTAGGACAAGTTAACTTGAGTTAAAACGATGTCAATTTAGTTAGGTCGAGTCGAGCCGAGCCTAAGTCAGGACAAGTCAAGTCGAACCCACATTAAGTAAGGGTGTGGGTGGAGACACATGTACAAGTATATTCATTCCCTTATAGAGATTGAACCAACTCAAGCGAAGTTTGATTATTTCGGACCATGCTCAAGTCAAGATGTCAAGCAGAGTCTTACGGGATCAAGCTCATGTTAAGTTGAATCTAACAAAACGAAGTTCACATTAGATTTGGGAAGACTAAACTCATTAGATTAGATTTGACCGAATCGAACCCAAATcagattaatttaaatataattttaaaaaatgatacaaaatgaatttaatttaataaaaattgaattgaaaaaaCAATTTAAGTTGATATAGTTAAAATAAATCTCCATTATCAGTCTTACATTCTATACATTAGTTAACAAGAAAAATTCACAAATTTTCATATACTAGAACAATTATACAAGTCAAACCTAAGTGAGTTGAGTTACTTGAGTAGCTGAGGAATTTTATCAATTAAGTGCATATCTTCCTAACAAGGACTAAACTGCCAACCAAGGTCTATGATTCCTTCAAACTCATAGGAGGCCCAATGTTTTCAGGTGCTGTACATGCTCTGGTGGGATGGATGGAGGAGACCAATCAGACCCTGTTATCTCTCCATCAATGTCTTCAACGACATACTCCTATGATAAACAAAACAGTTTCATAATCAAGAACACAACACAAGATGATGGTTGAATATTCAACACTGTAGTTTAAGTGCCTACTATCAAGCATGCAATTAACTTCACACATAAGAATACTAATCTAATCATAAAACCACTAGGAGTAGGCTAGTGACCTGGGGTCTGAGCAATTTGTAGGTCATAGGTTTCAGTGTGCCTGATTTACACTACCCACAATGAAAGGAAAAAGACGCCTGAACCAGTTTTAATATCAATTAAACTGCACGATGATTTTGAAGTCAAGCAAAACAGGTACAGCAGAGTCCATGATATTCAGTATAAGCTCGATACAAACTTAAAAAATAGTGATTATAAAGGAGATTATCTTGAACTCAAATTGTGAGAGCACAAAGTATATCAGTAAAAAATGAAATCATGCATACTAttcaagagagaaaaataaggCCTTATTCATATAAATTTCTTGACAAACACTggtaagaaaagaaaatcagGCACACTGAAATAGGGTGCTAGCTATTCCTCCCATAATAACTTGCAGATACATATTATGTTGGATTTAAAGCCAAACAGACAGAAAATCTTTTCTCTACATCTAGCTGTAATTTCTGGATAAGTTCCTCAGTAAACAAAGCAAATCACTAAATGGATCTGATGCACATACAGCAAGGTATTTAAGTTGACTCAGCAGCTGCAGTGAATCAATAGTTGAACCAAATGcacaaaagacaaaaaaaagtaaGCCAGAGGCACCTTTGTTAGCATCCTTTTTGCAAGTATGTGATAATGACGCTGCCATATCCGTTGTGCTACCATTGTAGCCACTAATACACTGTAAAATATCCCAATTACAGCAAAGAGTACTAGAAAAATCAAAGTCATTATGAATAATAATGGTATCTGTGTTTCCTCAGAACCTCTCATACAACCACAACATTCAGTTTCCATGTTTCCACAACTCTCAAAGCAAGAAGTACATTCAAGCCACATGCTAGGAGTACCTCGATAATTATAGTCGGTACAAACTCTGCCATGACAACAAACAAAACCAACCTCAGTCACTATCATTGTGAATCTCGGACTTTCTGCTGACATATACTTCAAATATAACATGAAACAGCGTATTTTCTAAGTTGAGCACGTCCAAAGatgtataaaatataagaactatatacttatgtattttgacagtgtcaagaaaagaaaatttaggATGCTTCAAGTAATTGTTATGACTCACAAGTATACTTATGAATTTTAACAGTCTCAAAGGCTCGTGAATATTTAAAAGCAGTAATTACCCAGGTTGACAGCAACAAAGATATATTTCTCGACAAGGCTGACCCAAATCATTGCGAACTCTTTCATCAGAACAAGTGAGAAAGCATCCAGAGAGGCCAAGCAACACAAAAAACAACAGTTCTCCTACTTTTGGCAAGACAAAATGAAATCAGTAAAGAACCAGAATCATCCTATGTATGGAAAAAACAAACTacgaataaaataaattaaacaatatcAGAATTTACCACCAGTACCACTTAATATAGTAAATTAGTAACAGTAATACATGCTATAAGCATTTTAATGAATACTGCTCAAGTCCATAAGAAGTTACCACATATATAGTAAAAGCTCAACACATGATCAAAACCCCAAACAAGACGAAGCCTGTAGTGCTGGTAGCCATCTATTAGATAAGCCAAATAGGCCAGTGCAGCAATGACCTGCAGACAAAAAGAAATAAGGTGTTGCGATGCAGAATTAGAACATTTACATACATGGATATGCATTTATATGGCTAGGAGAATCGGAAAAAAATCACCTACAAGCTGTACAGCCAGAAATATGAACAAAATGTCTCTGGttacaaaaaaacaaaatttgaaagtaCGCCATTTTCTGTAAGCATCAAGAACACGCAAATGGTATGGAGCCTTGCAGGTAGTGCAGTGAGCAAATGCAAACCCTTCCTACAAGAAAATTCAGTATTTTACACTTATTAGATGAAGCACCGGAGGAGACAACAACATTATTCACACAGAAACATTATTATCTTTTACAATTGCTAGGGAAAATTGGATCATGTagtatgtattatttttatcactATGCAAagtagaaaatcatttaaagataAGTATCTGGATTCAGTATATATCCAAGAAATTTCAGTATATCCCTTGAATTCAATTGAACTCATACCTTACTAAAGTACTGCAATTCACACATAAAAGATAGTTAACAAGCCATATGTGGACTCACAGTAGGAGACCCCAAGTGTAATTTGCAGGGCATAGGAGGTACATGTCACAGACCAGAAAGAGTAAACTAAATTTGTGAACATAAACTATCTTAACTAAAGGAGGTAAACCCATGAACCTCTTTATCCCCGATGATGGTGTGGGAAGATACAAAGAGGGGGACATGGAAATAACAGAAGAGGAAGCCTCAAAACTCTATGTTTATCTATAGCCTCCTACCCGTTATTACTTTATGAGATAAACAAACGATAACTCAATATGCACAACGCCTAATTGATCAGCTGAACGAAAAGTAGATAGACCACGAAAAAACAAGCTCGAGTTCAGAGACACATAAAAGTTGTCGCCTTCTAGCAATAAAATTCATCACTTAACACATTGAAAATTTCTTCTTGATATGGCTATAGTGCAACAAACTTCACACTGTACACAGTGTTGaaatttgatatgttttaaACGGAGAGAGCATCGTTTACCTTAACCGCTCGCCAATGATCCAAACACTCTCGATGTACATACTTTGATGTCCCTCTGCATTTGCAAGGGGCAATGAAATGTCTACCTGAGAGGTTAAACAGATACATGAAGAAAACAACATTATAATAGATCTAAATAGTAAGCTCCATAATGAAGCTTCCACATAAATACCATCAGTTTCAAGACAAATCCGGCATTGAATTTGTTGGGAGGGAGCGGCTTCAAGGTCGATGTCAGTGACCGGTGATGGAGGGATAAGAGGAGAAGGATCGGTCATTGTGAAAACGAAGAGAAAGTTAGCAGAAAATTAGCGGTGTAGTCGAAGAAAAGGCGACATAACATGAAACACAAAGTTAAGGTTGACTATTGACTTTGCAAATTCAGTATAACTCGCAAACAcaaggatgatgatgatgaatctacCCCTAAACTGACGTGGCAAACGCAGCCAATTAAAGAGGAGATAtcaagatatatatatataaattagatttttttacgAAACATCAACTAAAACcactttttctttcttattttaataattaaagtgATTCATCTGAGTAGTCTGAGTTAAATGGAAGGTGTTTTCTCCGGATAATAGTTAGAGTCAATTTGAGAATCGATTattttagagttgataaaatAATACATTCATCCTTTCTTATTTCAAAAGTTGCTATTACCCTTACctttataattagttattacTTAGTTTTACAATATGTTCAGATTGAAAAATTTAAGAGGGAATTAATTTTGCATAaggaaatataaaatgttttataacatattaaaaaagGATGTTTGATGCGCCCAGAGCCACGTCTTACTAAGGAAGAAATTTCAGGAATAGAATAATTGCGAATAGCATTAAGAATACTTGCATTCTAGTAGCTATCTAGAGTGAAGAGAGCGTGAGAAGGCTTAAGTCAAAACTAAGATCATAATTTTCTCTCATAAATTTAGCATTGCCTGCTCAATAATGTAGCATTCTAATTACGCAATGGTAAAGATAGATATCAATTAAAACATGTCCTACATAAGCCTCCTCATAAACTAAATAAGAACATGGAAGTTTAGTACccaaaaaagtaaaa
The sequence above is a segment of the Phaseolus vulgaris cultivar G19833 chromosome 2, P. vulgaris v2.0, whole genome shotgun sequence genome. Coding sequences within it:
- the LOC137812394 gene encoding uncharacterized protein isoform X1, whose product is MTDPSPLIPPSPVTDIDLEAAPSQQIQCRICLETDGRHFIAPCKCRGTSKYVHRECLDHWRAVKEGFAFAHCTTCKAPYHLRVLDAYRKWRTFKFCFFVTRDILFIFLAVQLVIAALAYLAYLIDGYQHYRLRLVWGFDHVLSFYYICVGELLFFVLLGLSGCFLTCSDERVRNDLGQPCREIYLCCCQPGVCTDYNYRGTPSMWLECTSCFESCGNMETECCGCMRGSEETQIPLLFIMTLIFLVLFAVIGIFYSVLVATMVAQRIWQRHYHILAKRMLTKEYVVEDIDGEITGSDWSPPSIPPEHVQHLKTLGLL
- the LOC137812394 gene encoding uncharacterized protein isoform X2, producing MTDPSPLIPPSPVTDIDLEAAPSQQIQCRICLETDGRHFIAPCKCRGTSKYVHRECLDHWRAVKEGFAFAHCTTCKAPYHLRVLDAYRKWRTFKFCFFVTRDILFIFLAVQLVIAALAYLAYLIDGYQHYRLRLVWGFDHVLSFYYICGELLFFVLLGLSGCFLTCSDERVRNDLGQPCREIYLCCCQPGVCTDYNYRGTPSMWLECTSCFESCGNMETECCGCMRGSEETQIPLLFIMTLIFLVLFAVIGIFYSVLVATMVAQRIWQRHYHILAKRMLTKEYVVEDIDGEITGSDWSPPSIPPEHVQHLKTLGLL